A DNA window from Nitrospira sp. contains the following coding sequences:
- a CDS encoding Response regulator (MaGe:77308302), protein MKIPVPSCTVLIVDSCRETQAQILEHMQDRGFSVITASDPHTALETIELTAPDIVLTDSFLPEGSGLTLAKTLRARHVPCPVIVMAEHQSEQAVIHALRAGAVDFLQKPIGVEELAHALQRARYLLPADMTDTPGLVRSDYELTVDSDPRHIPGIVSWLLRATAGALPDTTQLHLRGTLQELLLNAVEHGNLEIAYQVKQQAIAQNRLSQLVQERLAQPRLAQRTVTIHVHCDRQAGLLEYRIADQGKGFQWKTLLHRTSAPCNAEDASGRGIFLARSFFPNLRYNDRGNEVTVQIPIH, encoded by the coding sequence ATGAAGATTCCCGTTCCATCTTGTACCGTCCTCATCGTCGATTCTTGTCGAGAGACGCAGGCTCAGATTTTGGAGCATATGCAAGATCGCGGATTCTCCGTGATCACGGCGTCCGACCCACACACAGCACTCGAAACTATCGAGTTAACGGCCCCAGATATTGTGTTGACCGATTCGTTTCTCCCGGAAGGCTCTGGCCTGACTCTGGCCAAGACACTTCGTGCCAGGCATGTGCCATGCCCGGTCATCGTGATGGCCGAGCATCAATCCGAGCAGGCCGTTATCCATGCGCTGCGCGCCGGGGCGGTGGATTTTTTGCAAAAACCGATCGGGGTGGAAGAGCTGGCGCACGCGCTGCAACGAGCGCGCTATCTGCTTCCGGCCGACATGACCGATACGCCCGGTCTCGTGCGTTCCGACTATGAGTTGACCGTCGATTCAGACCCCCGGCATATCCCAGGAATCGTTTCCTGGCTGCTTCGAGCGACCGCCGGAGCCTTGCCGGACACCACGCAACTCCATCTCCGTGGCACGCTTCAAGAGTTGCTGCTCAATGCCGTCGAACACGGCAATCTGGAGATTGCCTATCAGGTCAAACAACAGGCGATCGCTCAAAACCGACTGAGCCAACTGGTACAGGAGCGGCTGGCGCAACCGCGTCTCGCTCAACGCACGGTCACCATCCATGTGCATTGCGACCGCCAGGCCGGGCTGCTGGAGTATCGCATTGCCGATCAAGGGAAAGGCTTTCAATGGAAAACCTTGTTGCATCGCACCAGCGCTCCTTGTAATGCCGAAGATGCCAGCGGGAGGGGAATTTTCCTAGCCCGGTCGTTTTTTCCCAATCTCCGCTACAATGATCGCGGGAATGAAGTCACTGTCCAAATTCCGATTCACTAG
- a CDS encoding Response regulator (MaGe:77308304) — protein sequence MSTTNADTGSNAAALPTTATVLLVDDEPVSRLSMVARLKRMGLRVLEASNGKEGLAILRRERPDLTILDWIMPEMDGPTVCEQVRQDPDILSAQLILMTSHDQPEQIAEGLARGADDFLSKAASKQEILARVQSGLRAAILVRNIESTRDQLRIKQAELEGELQSAAGYVRSLLPAAGPVAPGIHMSWTYRPSLALGGDLFNCSPWDEHSITFYILDASGHGVSPALRAASLSTFLRADNLRHYMDDSDPARMMAEANRQYPLTEDGNYFTLWIGSFDRRTGQLRYATAGHGGALIQRQNGTVEWLTHTQLPLGFESDTQYESNAIQVADGDRVILMSDGIYEAPAPTGELWGTARLEASLMAHRSVPLGEALQALMTEAECWNGSPVFPDDAALLGLEFRL from the coding sequence ATGTCCACCACGAACGCCGACACCGGTTCGAACGCCGCCGCGCTTCCTACGACTGCCACGGTGCTGCTGGTCGATGACGAACCGGTCAGCCGTCTGAGCATGGTGGCGCGCCTCAAGCGCATGGGGCTGCGGGTCCTTGAGGCCAGCAATGGCAAAGAAGGCCTCGCCATTCTCCGGCGCGAGCGTCCGGATCTGACAATTTTAGACTGGATCATGCCCGAAATGGACGGACCGACCGTCTGCGAACAGGTTCGCCAGGATCCCGACATCCTCTCCGCTCAGCTCATTCTGATGACCTCCCACGATCAACCGGAACAAATCGCCGAGGGCCTCGCTCGCGGAGCGGACGACTTTCTGAGCAAAGCCGCCAGCAAACAGGAGATCCTCGCCAGGGTGCAATCCGGACTCCGCGCCGCCATCTTGGTGCGCAATATCGAGAGCACGCGAGACCAGCTCCGGATCAAACAAGCAGAGCTGGAAGGCGAGCTCCAGTCGGCGGCAGGGTATGTCCGGTCGTTGCTGCCGGCGGCCGGCCCTGTCGCGCCGGGCATTCATATGTCATGGACGTACCGCCCCTCCCTTGCGCTCGGAGGAGATCTCTTCAATTGTTCGCCCTGGGACGAACACTCGATCACGTTCTACATTCTCGACGCCTCTGGCCATGGCGTGTCTCCCGCGTTGCGCGCCGCCTCACTCTCGACATTTCTTCGCGCCGACAATCTTCGACACTATATGGATGACAGCGATCCGGCTCGCATGATGGCGGAGGCCAACCGGCAATATCCACTGACGGAAGACGGCAACTACTTTACCCTCTGGATCGGATCGTTCGACCGGCGCACCGGCCAGTTGCGCTATGCCACGGCCGGTCATGGAGGCGCGCTCATCCAAAGGCAGAATGGGACAGTCGAATGGCTGACGCACACCCAGCTTCCGCTAGGTTTTGAATCGGACACTCAGTACGAGTCCAACGCCATTCAAGTGGCCGATGGCGACCGTGTCATACTGATGAGCGACGGAATCTACGAGGCGCCTGCACCTACGGGGGAACTCTGGGGAACCGCGCGATTAGAAGCCAGCCTTATGGCCCATCGGTCCGTGCCGCTTGGGGAGGCTCTGCAGGCACTCATGACAGAAGCCGAATGCTGGAATGGGTCCCCAGTCTTTCCCGACGATGCGGCCTTACTGGGATTGGAGTTCCGGCTATGA
- a CDS encoding Hpt domain-containing protein (MaGe:77308303) has product MSADDAFNLAEALTHVDEDEELFRTLVEIFVEQAPVDMAATQAAVDAGDAEAVARTAHRLKGAIMQFSAPRAFDASKELEALGRAGTLDRAATVCVDVNRELQRLLAALRAYLANGSAA; this is encoded by the coding sequence ATGAGCGCCGACGACGCCTTCAACCTCGCAGAAGCCCTCACACATGTGGATGAGGACGAAGAGCTCTTTCGCACATTGGTGGAAATATTCGTCGAACAAGCGCCGGTGGACATGGCCGCCACACAAGCCGCCGTCGATGCCGGCGATGCCGAGGCCGTGGCTCGCACCGCGCATCGATTGAAAGGCGCGATCATGCAATTTTCCGCTCCACGCGCATTCGACGCATCTAAAGAGCTGGAAGCGCTCGGAAGAGCCGGCACCTTGGACCGCGCCGCGACGGTGTGTGTCGATGTTAACCGAGAACTTCAGCGGCTCCTTGCGGCGCTGCGCGCATACCTCGCGAATGGATCCGCAGCATGA
- a CDS encoding Anti-sigma factor antagonist (MaGe:77308305) yields the protein MQIKERPIPNAVILDLNGDLTYAHRDVFKSAVETLRQKGCRHVILNMADVRFVDSSGLGLLALVSQNFKLNQGKVSMLSPQSYVREILGLANIPKLIPVFDNEQDAVNGKAQAA from the coding sequence ATGCAGATTAAAGAACGACCGATTCCCAACGCCGTCATTCTCGACCTCAATGGGGATCTGACCTATGCCCATCGCGATGTGTTCAAGTCCGCCGTTGAAACGTTGCGCCAAAAAGGCTGCCGCCATGTCATTTTGAATATGGCCGATGTGCGCTTCGTCGATAGCTCGGGGCTGGGCTTGCTGGCGCTGGTGTCTCAGAACTTCAAGCTGAATCAGGGGAAAGTCAGCATGCTGAGCCCGCAAAGCTATGTGCGTGAGATTCTGGGATTGGCCAATATCCCAAAGCTGATTCCGGTCTTCGACAATGAACAGGATGCGGTGAATGGAAAGGCTCAAGCCGCGTGA
- a CDS encoding Anti-sigma factor antagonist (MaGe:77308306), whose amino-acid sequence MQIVHRSYRNTEVIDITGQFNFGTRKEFTAALEKVKQTGNGHVILNFKGVVFIDSAAIGLLALAAQQFKSINRSLSLVGAQGTVKQVLGLAHIEQMIPTFANEDAAIGKKAA is encoded by the coding sequence ATGCAGATCGTACACCGCTCCTATCGAAATACCGAGGTCATCGATATCACCGGTCAATTCAATTTCGGGACGCGAAAAGAGTTCACCGCCGCGTTGGAGAAGGTCAAGCAAACGGGAAACGGCCATGTCATTCTGAATTTCAAGGGCGTGGTCTTCATCGACAGCGCGGCCATCGGACTGCTCGCGCTGGCCGCGCAGCAATTCAAGAGCATCAATCGGAGTCTGTCGTTGGTCGGCGCTCAAGGAACTGTCAAACAAGTGTTGGGTTTGGCTCATATCGAGCAAATGATTCCAACGTTTGCGAATGAAGACGCGGCCATCGGGAAAAAAGCGGCTTAA
- a CDS encoding putative chemoreceptor glutamine deamidase CheD (Evidence 3 : Putative function from multiple computational evidences; MaGe:77308308), which produces MAVIDTEHFTHVRRMTDKRFPHEIASILPGEFFVSREPMVVYTVLGSCISACIRDPISGVGGMNHFMLPTPKAQQSGNAWGGESTRYGSFAMEQLINGILKRGGSRARLEIKLFGAGKIYEGSLDVGARNAEWVLGYLKTEGFSVAKSDLGDVFPRKVYYFTSSGRVLMKKIERIKNQTIYDREAAYQHQVEEEQQQPQSDITLF; this is translated from the coding sequence ATGGCAGTGATAGATACTGAGCATTTTACCCATGTGCGCCGGATGACCGATAAGCGGTTTCCCCACGAAATCGCATCGATCCTGCCGGGCGAGTTTTTTGTCAGCCGCGAGCCGATGGTGGTCTACACGGTCCTGGGATCCTGCATTTCCGCCTGCATTCGCGACCCGATTTCCGGTGTCGGCGGAATGAACCACTTCATGCTGCCCACGCCGAAGGCCCAGCAGTCCGGCAATGCCTGGGGCGGGGAGTCCACGCGCTACGGGTCGTTTGCCATGGAGCAGCTCATCAATGGCATTTTAAAACGGGGCGGATCCAGGGCGCGTTTGGAAATTAAGCTGTTCGGGGCCGGCAAGATCTACGAGGGAAGTCTCGATGTCGGGGCGCGCAATGCCGAATGGGTCCTCGGTTATCTGAAGACGGAAGGCTTTTCGGTGGCAAAAAGCGATCTGGGCGATGTGTTTCCCAGAAAAGTCTACTATTTCACAAGCTCCGGCCGAGTTTTGATGAAAAAGATCGAGCGGATCAAAAACCAAACGATCTACGACCGGGAAGCTGCGTATCAGCACCAAGTCGAAGAAGAGCAACAGCAGCCGCAAAGCGACATTACGCTGTTCTAG
- a CDS encoding Chemotaxis protein methyltransferase 2 (MaGe:77308309): MEYPITPQEYDRIRTLLYDESGIALGENKQSLVVSRLSKRLKELQVDTFDAYYRYVTGDASGAEFTRMLDLLSTNKTDFFREPKHFEFLRDTILPGLEKDKRIRVWSSACSTGEEPYTIAMTLYEGVDHPERWKFQVLASDISTRVLAHAAAGLYAEERLREVPQDVARRHFLKGKGAKRGLVKVKPHLSDIIQFRRMNLMDERFPIKHPLDLIFCRNVMIYFDRPTQERLVAKFFRYLKPGGHLFIGHSESLQWVTHSFKTIKPTIYQKEP; the protein is encoded by the coding sequence ATGGAATACCCCATCACCCCGCAGGAATATGACCGCATCCGCACACTGCTGTACGATGAAAGCGGCATCGCGCTCGGAGAGAACAAACAGTCGCTCGTCGTGTCGCGCTTGTCGAAACGGCTGAAAGAGCTGCAGGTCGACACCTTTGACGCCTACTATCGTTACGTCACCGGCGATGCGAGCGGAGCCGAGTTCACCCGCATGCTGGACTTACTCTCGACCAACAAAACGGACTTTTTCCGCGAGCCCAAGCACTTTGAATTTCTCCGGGATACGATTTTACCTGGATTGGAAAAGGACAAGCGCATTCGCGTATGGTCGTCGGCCTGCTCGACAGGTGAAGAGCCGTACACCATCGCCATGACCCTCTACGAGGGAGTGGATCATCCTGAGCGGTGGAAGTTTCAGGTGCTGGCATCGGATATTTCCACCCGTGTGCTGGCGCATGCGGCCGCCGGCCTGTACGCGGAAGAACGCTTGCGCGAAGTGCCGCAAGACGTGGCGCGGCGGCATTTTCTGAAAGGAAAAGGCGCGAAACGCGGCCTCGTCAAAGTGAAGCCACACCTATCCGACATCATCCAGTTTCGCCGCATGAATTTGATGGATGAACGGTTCCCGATCAAGCATCCGCTGGATCTGATTTTCTGCCGCAACGTCATGATCTATTTCGACCGGCCGACGCAAGAGCGCCTTGTCGCAAAATTCTTTCGCTATCTCAAGCCCGGCGGACATTTGTTTATCGGACACTCCGAAAGCTTGCAGTGGGTCACGCATTCCTTCAAGACCATCAAGCCGACGATTTACCAGAAGGAGCCTTGA
- a CDS encoding conserved membrane protein of unknown function (Evidence 4 : Unknown function but conserved in other organisms; MaGe:77308310): protein MDVKSLLWYAVLASVTCAYFVALAGVRAAQSHDVRHHSRRMIIACTVVGIWLVAYVLKQALFGREQFGGTTEQYWRLYMPVFITHMALAVTTIALGTYNLYMGLHRLRYGSVGAMAAGMTTHRTLGHILIWTFSGTLLTAYLVYMMIFIWYRN from the coding sequence ATGGATGTGAAATCGCTTCTTTGGTATGCGGTGCTGGCCAGCGTGACTTGTGCGTACTTTGTGGCGCTTGCGGGAGTCCGCGCTGCACAAAGCCACGATGTGCGGCATCACTCAAGACGGATGATTATCGCCTGCACAGTCGTGGGCATCTGGCTGGTGGCGTATGTGTTGAAACAAGCGCTGTTTGGCCGGGAGCAATTTGGGGGAACGACGGAGCAATATTGGCGCCTGTACATGCCTGTCTTTATCACCCATATGGCGCTCGCCGTCACGACCATCGCCTTGGGCACCTACAATCTCTATATGGGATTGCACCGTCTGCGATATGGCAGTGTCGGCGCCATGGCCGCGGGCATGACGACACACCGCACGCTTGGGCATATTTTGATTTGGACATTCTCCGGCACGCTGCTGACCGCCTATCTGGTCTATATGATGATCTTTATCTGGTACAGGAACTAA